The proteins below are encoded in one region of Pontibacter deserti:
- a CDS encoding 2'-5' RNA ligase family protein: MIAITSLLDKTHSARVSELTEHLETKFGLNGVKITPYPHLTLLTAEVPDMEELKQYLELTCFEMPDFTIRTTGLGIFPGPSPVVYIPVLRTPPLNQLHSKLHRNISEMSSEMGVYYNPNMWLPHITLALGDTTPAMLGPVLSFLCQYNFNWEITLDNITILQQCGDYYLKEEEFRFGRRELIS, encoded by the coding sequence ATGATTGCGATAACTTCGCTGTTAGATAAAACCCATTCTGCTCGTGTTTCTGAACTGACAGAACATTTAGAAACAAAATTTGGGCTTAATGGGGTTAAAATAACTCCCTATCCCCACCTGACTTTGCTTACAGCGGAAGTCCCGGACATGGAAGAACTGAAGCAATACTTGGAGCTTACCTGTTTTGAGATGCCTGATTTTACGATACGTACTACTGGCTTAGGCATATTTCCTGGTCCATCTCCGGTGGTATACATACCAGTACTGCGCACGCCGCCTCTTAACCAGCTACACTCTAAACTGCACCGCAATATATCTGAGATGAGCAGCGAAATGGGTGTTTATTATAACCCTAACATGTGGCTCCCTCATATTACGCTGGCTTTAGGCGACACCACTCCTGCCATGCTTGGTCCAGTGCTCTCGTTTTTGTGCCAGTATAACTTTAACTGGGAGATAACCCTGGATAATATTACCATCCTGCAGCAATGCGGTGATTATTACCTCAAAGAAGAAGAATTCAGGTTTGGCCGGCGCGAGCTGATCAGCTAA
- a CDS encoding deoxyhypusine synthase family protein produces the protein MEVTNFLKKHYKHFNAASVIDAAEGYKTHLNNGGKMMITLAGAMSTAEMGIILAEMIRQDKVHAISCTGANLEEDIFNLVAHDFYERVPHYRELSAADEEALLERHMNRVTDTCIPEEEAMRRIEHTVLKFWEKADQEGKSYFPHEFFYQILLSGELEQYYQIDPKNSWMLEAAKKNLPIICPGWEDSTLGNIYAGHVIAGDIKNVHTMRTGIQYMMYLADWYTQNAKEESTVGFFQIGGGIAGDFPICVVPMLHQDLQRTGVPLWGYFAQISDSTTSYGSYSGAVPNEKITWGKLGKDTPKFMIESDATIVAPLVFAIVLDM, from the coding sequence ATGGAAGTAACAAATTTCTTAAAGAAACACTACAAACATTTTAACGCAGCCTCTGTGATAGACGCTGCCGAAGGCTATAAAACACACCTGAACAACGGTGGTAAAATGATGATCACGCTGGCTGGAGCCATGTCTACAGCTGAGATGGGCATTATACTTGCCGAAATGATCCGTCAGGACAAAGTACATGCTATTTCGTGTACCGGTGCCAACCTCGAAGAAGATATCTTTAACTTGGTAGCCCACGATTTTTACGAGCGCGTGCCGCATTACCGCGAACTTTCAGCTGCCGACGAAGAGGCCTTGCTGGAGCGCCACATGAACCGTGTAACCGATACCTGTATTCCGGAAGAAGAAGCGATGCGCCGCATTGAGCACACGGTACTTAAGTTCTGGGAGAAAGCAGACCAGGAAGGCAAATCATACTTCCCGCACGAGTTCTTCTACCAGATCCTGTTATCAGGTGAGCTGGAGCAGTACTACCAGATAGACCCGAAGAACAGCTGGATGCTGGAAGCTGCTAAAAAGAACCTGCCAATTATTTGCCCGGGCTGGGAAGACTCTACACTAGGTAACATTTATGCAGGCCACGTAATTGCAGGCGACATCAAGAATGTGCATACCATGAGAACTGGTATCCAGTATATGATGTACCTGGCTGACTGGTATACTCAGAATGCCAAAGAAGAGTCTACTGTAGGTTTCTTCCAGATTGGTGGTGGTATTGCCGGCGACTTCCCGATTTGCGTAGTGCCAATGCTGCACCAGGATCTTCAACGCACAGGTGTTCCGCTTTGGGGCTACTTTGCACAGATATCTGACTCTACTACCAGCTATGGTTCTTACTCTGGGGCTGTACCAAACGAGAAAATTACTTGGGGTAAACTAGGTAAAGATACCCCTAAATTCATGATCGAATCGGATGCAACTATAGTTGCGCCACTGGTATTTGCGATCGTGCTGGATATGTAA
- the hslV gene encoding ATP-dependent protease subunit HslV — protein sequence MTKIRSTTVLGIYHNGEVALGADGQATMDKHIAKSNVKKIRKLLDGKVVTGFAGSTADAFTLLERFEEKLNAYQHNMKRAAIELAKDWRKDQYLRKLEAMMVVANKDELLIISGTGDVLEPDNQIAAIGSGSMYAHAAALALQKHAPHLSAEEMVREALNIAADICIYTNHNLIIEKPAK from the coding sequence ATGACCAAGATAAGATCGACCACTGTTTTAGGTATTTACCATAACGGCGAGGTAGCACTGGGTGCCGACGGCCAGGCCACCATGGACAAGCATATCGCCAAAAGCAACGTTAAGAAAATACGAAAGCTGCTGGATGGTAAAGTAGTAACCGGTTTTGCCGGCTCCACCGCCGATGCCTTTACCTTACTGGAACGCTTCGAGGAGAAACTAAACGCCTACCAGCACAACATGAAACGCGCTGCCATAGAGCTGGCCAAAGACTGGCGTAAAGACCAGTACCTGCGCAAACTCGAAGCCATGATGGTGGTAGCCAACAAAGACGAATTACTGATTATATCAGGTACAGGCGATGTGCTGGAGCCTGATAACCAGATCGCAGCTATAGGCTCGGGAAGTATGTATGCACACGCTGCAGCGCTGGCTTTGCAAAAACATGCCCCGCATTTATCAGCAGAAGAAATGGTGCGCGAAGCCCTCAATATTGCTGCTGATATCTGCATCTATACCAACCATAACCTGATCATAGAAAAACCTGCTAAATAG